A single Thermococcus celericrescens DNA region contains:
- a CDS encoding type II toxin-antitoxin system RelE family toxin, which translates to MYDVIVDRDVVKKAKRYLKPAQRRKLAEFIDALKTNPYPKPPYDLKPVRGEKTKKTNTYRLRIGDYRVFYTVYWDEKVIVVTDIKPRETAYR; encoded by the coding sequence TTGTATGATGTCATCGTGGACAGGGACGTTGTTAAAAAAGCCAAGAGGTACCTCAAGCCCGCGCAACGCCGGAAGCTTGCCGAGTTCATAGACGCCCTGAAAACCAATCCCTATCCAAAGCCACCCTACGACCTAAAGCCTGTGAGAGGCGAGAAAACCAAAAAGACCAACACCTACCGTCTCAGAATCGGCGATTACCGGGTGTTTTACACAGTGTACTGGGATGAAAAAGTTATCGTTGTAACCGATATAAAGCCAAGAGAGACCGCTTACAGATGA